The Gloeobacter violaceus PCC 7421 DNA window GGGCATCAACGTCAATGTGACGCTGCTGTTTGCGCGCGCGGCCTACGCGGAGGCTGCCGAAGCCTACCTGCGCGGCCTGGAGCGCCGCGCAGGTCCGCTCGATCGGATGGCCTCGGTGGCCAGCTTCTTTTTGAGCCGCATCGATACTGCCGTCGACGATCTGCTGCAGGCCGAGATTGCCGCTACCGACGCCGCCGGACAGCTCGAACGTCTGAAGTCGCTGCAGGGCAGTGTGGCGATCGCCAACGCCAAACTGGCCTACCGCCAATTCCAGCAACTCTTTGGGGGCGAGCGCTTCGCAAAGCTTGCCACCCGGGGCGCCAAACCCCAGCGCCTGCTGTGGGCGAGCACCGGCACCAAGAACCCCGACTACCGCGACGTGCGCTACGTCGAGGAATTGGTGGGACCGGCGACCGTCAACACGATGCCCCCGGCGACGCTCAAAGCCTGCGCCGATCACTGCGAACTGCGCCCCAGTCTGGAGGCGGGCCTCGAAGACGCCGAGCGGACGCTGGCTGAACTGGCGGCGGTGGGCATTGACCTTGACAAGGTCACAGGCGAGCTACTCGCCGACGGCCTGGCCAAGTTCACCGCCCCCTTCGACAAGCTGCTTGCCAGTCTGCGGGCCAAAACCGAGGCGGTGGCCGCCGGTTAGGGTTCAGGCTCGCGCACGTAATCGCCGGAGCGGCCCCCGGATTTGCGCATCAGCCGCACCCCTTCGATGGTCATGTCCTTTTGTAGAGCCTTGGCCATGTCGTAGAGGGTGAGGGCCGCGACGGCAGCGGCGGTGAGCGCCTCCATCTCGACGCCGGTCGAAGCCCGGGTCTTGACGGTCGCCTGCAGGCAGAATCCGGGCGGCTCGCTCTGGGGGGTGATCTCGATGTGCACCGCGCCGATGGGCAGTGGGTGGCACAGCGGAATCAAATCGCCCGTGCGCTTGGCGGCCATGATCCCGGCGATGCGGGCGGTGGCAAGCACATCCCCCTTGGGGGTGTTGCCCGCCAAAATCGCCTCGAGCGTGCCTGCCGCCATGCACACCCTCGCCTCAGCGACGGCGACGCGCTCACTGGCTTGCTTGGCCGTGACGTCTACCATACGGGCCTCGCCGGTGCCATCGATGTGGGAAAGCGGCTGCAAACGAAAACTCCGCCAAATCGCCTCCATCCTAACGGCCATCCCTAGTGCAGCCTTACACCTGAGCATAAATACTTAGTAATATAAGAAGTGACCACTTTTGGAGAAGTGCGCCCGTGTTCTACAGATTGTCCGAGCAGTACCGCTATTTTGTTCGCGACCTGATCGTCAATTTGCAGGCACTTTCGATCGTCATGGAGCGCCGGGGTTATCTGGTCTCCTGCTACACCTGCGGCGAGGAGGCCGACAGTGCCTGCTTCATGGTGAGCATGGGCAATGAGATGATCCGCTTTTTGGTGTCCGATCAGGGCATCGTCTGGACCGAAATTTGCGACGACGCGGAACTGGTGCGCCTGGAGGGGGCCGAGGCGATTGCCAGGTTGCAGGAGTTGGCGGATCTGATCAAACAGGGATTGATGGAGCCCGCTCAGCCGCTTTCGGCGCCCCTGCCTTCCCTATAATTGAGGGGACGCCCCCATTTACGGAAGGTTTTCTGACCATGAGCGGCAACGGCTGGTTGTTCCTTGCTTTTCTCGGCTTGCTGGTAGTCTTTGTCCCCACGGTCGTTTTTTTGCTCTACAGAAGCGGCCAACGCCTGTTCTAGGCGCTTCCGGCACCCAGACCGCACCCCCCGCACGGGGGTGCGGTTTTTGCGAGATTGGCCGCGGCAGTGGCCTTCTGGGAACAGGCTTTGTTAAGATGCTCTTGGCCTGCGACGTTGGTGAATGCCAATAAAGTTATCGATCTATACTTTGTGCGATAGGGAGCCAAACGCGGTCGGCGGTGAGCAAGCCGGGCATCTTCGGATGAATCTCGGAGTCTCTAAAGCCGATTCACCGGTTCCCACCTGGGTTACCAGAGGTCGCATACTGAGGTAAAACGGCGTTGCGGGTCTTCAAGCTTTTGCGTGGTTCGTCCGGTGTCGGCTTTCCCTGCGGGTAAGCTCGGGAACACACGGGCTTGCGGTGGAAGATCTCGATGAGCAGGTCAGGTCCAAAGGGCTTTGTCTACTGGTTGTTCGGGGAGCGCGCCGGCCGGGTCATCGTCGGCTTCTGGAACTGGCTGTGGGGCCGGCCGGTCGAGCAGGGCGGAGACATGTCGGTCAAAGTGGCCGAGCAGGCTTACCGCGACATCCAGCTTTCAGTCAAGCGGCTGACCGAGGCGGTGGCCACCCAGGTGAGTGCCTACCGCCGCGCCCAGCAGCTCTACCAGCAAAAAGTGCGCGAGTATCAAACCCTTGAGCAGCAGGCACTGATGGCCAAGCGCCAGGGGCAGATGGATCTGGCACGCCAGGCGCTCAGCAAAGCGCTCGCTGTCGAGCAGATCCTCCCGGAGTTGCAAGATCGAGTCCAAAAAGCCGAGCAGTACGCCGAGGCGGCCCGCGCCCGCCTTGCCAAAGAGCAGCTGCAGCTTGAGGAATATAAGTCGCGCCTGCAGAACCTCAAAGACCTCAACGAGATCAATAACGCCCTCGCCACGATGGCCCGGGTGAGTGACCAGTACAATATCGACTCGGCCCGCTCGCAGTTCGAGCAGGCGAGCTCCGCCGTGCAGCGCAAAAAATTTCAGGTCGAAGCCCTAAACGAACTGGCCGAGAACCCGGCTCAAAAAGTCGAAGACGACCTCAAGCAACTCTCCCTCGATGCCGAACTCGACCGCCGCCTCGGTTCCTTGGGCGAGCCGTCCAACCCGCCTTTGAGGCTGCCCGAGCGCGAAAACGAATCCGACCGCCGCCAGGACTGAGCACAGCGAGGGCACCGCCGCAAACCGTCGCCTATCTCCTCCCCAGGGGTGATCCCAAAACCCTTGACAGAATATTACGTATTGTTAACATCGAATTTAAGAAAAGCTTCCGCTTGGGAGGGAGTCGTGGGCAGCGAGCAAAAAGAGTTAGAGCGATACTTGCTCAACAACGGCATCGTCAACCGGCGGGAGCTGGAGCTGGCCAAGAAGGTGCAGCGTGCCCAGCAGGGACCGCTGCCGATCTTGCTTTGGCAGTTGAGCTTTATCACGCTGGTCCAGTTGGGCGCCCTGCTCGACTGGAGCGGTCAACTTTCATAAAATCCGCCCCGCCCCCAGGCGGTTAGGATGGATACGCGCCGGCGGCTTTGCGGCCATCAACCATTGGGACGCCTCCATGCTCATCCGCCCCGTTCACTACCGCGACCTCGACTCGGTTCGCAGGCTTTACGACCAGACCAGCGGCGGTGCGGCCTTTGCCAGTCAGGATGTGCTTCAGCCCTTGCGGGGCATCCACCGCCTGTACGGCCCGGTGAAACTTTTGAGTCTGTTCCGCAACCCGATGCAGCATGTCTTCTGCCTGCACGTCGCTCAGCTCGAAGGGCAGATTGTCGGGTTAGTGCAGGTGCGTCCGGTCAACGTCGGCTACACCACCTGGCAGGTCGAGCACATTGCCGTGGCGGATGATGTGCGCGGCCAGGGCATCGACACGCAGCTGCTCAGCCATGTTTTTGAGTACTACCGGCCCGAGGCGCGCAATTGGATGGCCGAAGTCGACATCCACAACCGCCAGGCCCTGGCTCTCTATCGCCAGAACGGTTTTCAGTCGCTGGCACAGCTGTGTTACTGGCAGATTTCGCCCGCGGTGCTGGCGGATCTGGCCCGCTGCGAGAAGCCGCCGCTCAATTTCTTCAAGCCGGTGAGCAACGCCGATGCGGCCTTGATGTGCCAGCTCGATACCGCCACCATGCCGCCCATCGTCCGCCAAATTTTTGATCGCCACCCGAGCGATTTTCACCGCAGTGTCGTCACCCGCACCTTCGAGGCGGCGGTGCGCTCGTTCAACCAGACCCTGCGCGTCGCCCAGTTCGTCTATGAGCCCCAGCGCAAGGCGGCCATCGGCAGCTTCGAACTGATTCTCTCGACGACCGGGCTGCTGCCGCACCGTGCCCATTTGCTGGTGCACCCCGCCTACACCTGGCTCTATCCGCAGCTGGCCGTCCACATTGCGGGCATCTTGCAAAATTACCCGGCCCAGGCGCTGCAGGTGGTCTCGACCGACTACCAGCCGGAGCGCGAAGAATTTCTCAATTCGATCGCGGCGGAAGATATCGAGCGCCGTTTGCTGATGTCGCGCTCGACCTGGCCCAAGGTGCGCGAGACGCGCAATCTGCTCGAAGGACTGCAGCTCAAGGACATGCTGCCGGGCTTCTCGCTGGGCAACAAGCAGCCTTTGCCCGAGCCTTTTCAGCGCTCCGAAAACAACCGCGACCAGGAGCCCCCTTCGACGACGGGCTGGCGATGAATATCACTATCGCCTTACCCAAAGGGGCCTTGCTCAAGGGTACGATCGCCCGCCTGCAGGCTATCGGCATCGACTTTGGCGAATTTCTCGAAGGCTCCAACCGGTTGTTGCGCCTTGAAGATCGTTCGGGCCGCTACGAGGGTCTGCTGGTGCGCGCCCAGGATGTGCCGGTGTACGTCGCCTACGGCCAGGCCCAGGTGGGGATAGTGGGTTTTGACGTCCTCAAAGAAAAGCAACTGCCCGTCGCCCAGGTGGCGGATCTCGGGTTTGGCTACTGCCGCATGTCGGTGGCAGTCAAAAGTGACAGCCCCTACCGCAGTGTGCAGGATCTGCCCGCCCACTGCCGGGTGGCCTCCAAATTCACCACCTGCGCCAGGAGCTACTTCGAGGAGCGGGAACTGCCCGTGGAGCTGATTCCCCTCTACGGCTCGGTGGAACTTGCCCCGCTCACCGGCATGGCCGAGGCGATCGTGGACCTGGTGTCCACGGGCCGCACCCTCAAGGACAACGGCCTAGTCGAACTCGAAAAAATCTTCGACAGCACCGCCCGGCTGATTGCCCATCCGCTCAGCTACCGGCTGGGACGGGTGGGCCTGCACGAACTATTGGGGCAGATCCGGACGGCGGCGGTCCCGGCCTAGCGCTGTAGCTGCATGAAGAACATCATCACTACGCCGGGCAGGCTTGCCAGGCCAAACAGCAGCAGGCCCAGACAGATAAGCTTGTCGATCATTCCGGCCATCACGCCCGTGTGCTGCTCGACAACCGCCCCGTAGCGCTCGTTGTCCCAGGAAAAACTTTCGTCGGAAGCCGGGTTGGAATTGGAGTTGGATCTTGGACCAGAAGTCATTGCCGGTGCGCCCTTCGACTCTCACGTAACTTATAAAATCGACGAGCAATTACGGCGCACAAACTTGACAAATGTTTATAAGCCGAGTTATGAGGCTGTGGCTTTGAAGATCAAAAAGTAGTCCTGCTCGTCGGCTTTGACAAAGTCGAAGCTGCGCACCAGTTCGAATCCGGCGATCTTGGCTTCTTTGATCACGACGCTGCGATCGAGGCCGTGGTCGCCGCCGGTGCCGTTGCGGTCGATAATCCCGACCAGGCCGCCGGGTTTGAGGGCAAGGCGGGTGTTCTTGAGCAGGGCCACCGGGTCGGCCACCTCGTGGTAGGTCTTGAGGAGCAGCACGGCATCGACGCTCGCCTTGGGCAGTTTCGGGTCGCCGGGTTCGCCGAGCACCGTCTCGATATTGTCGTAGCCCTCGCGCCGGGCGCGCGTCGCGATCGTTTCGAGAAATTGGTCATTGATTTCGACGGCGTAGACCCTGCCCCCCGGACGGACGCGCCGGGCGGCGCGCACGGCAAACCAGCCGCCCCCCGCGCCGATGTCGGCGACGGTCTTGCCCGCTTGGATCTGCAGCTCGTCCATGACGCGATCAATCTGCAGGCGCTGGTCGCGACCCGGGTACTCAAAAATGTTCGTGCTGCCGGTGTAAGGTTCGCTCACGGGACGCTCGGTCTGGGCGGTCACCAGGCGCGGACCGCAAGAAACAAGCAGCAACGCCCCAAAGGCGGCGGCGAACCAACGGTAAGCAGGCACAGGCAAACTCCCAGACAACGCCTCCATGATAAGAAACAGACCGGCAGCCGCCGCGCCGCGTGCTAACACAGAAAAAACAACCGATCACCATGGCTGCCCAAACCTATTCATTCGATGTGGTCTCCGATTTTGACCGCCAGGAGCTGGTCAACGCCGTCGACCAAGCCCTGCGCGAGATCAACAGCCGCTACGACCTCAAAGACACCAAGTCCGAAATCGCCCTCGAAGAGGAGCAGATCGTCATCAACACCGCGAGCGAACTGAGCCTCAACGCCATCTACGACGTGCTTTGCACCAAGGCCGCCAAGCGCAACCTGTCGCTGAAGATTTTTGCGCCGGGCAAGGTGGAGAGCGCCTCGGGCAACCGGGTACGCCAGAGCGTCGCGTTGCAGCGCGGCCTCAGCCAGGAGTTGGCCAAGCAGATCACCAAGCTCATCCGCGACAACACCAAGACCACCCCGCAGATACAGGGGGACGCCGTCCGGGTGAGCAGCAAGAGCCGCGACGATCTGCAGACGGTCATCCAGCTGCTCAAAAGCCAGGACTATCCGGTGCCGCTGCAGTTTACCAACTACCGTTGAGGTCGGCTGGACCGTTCGGCAGTTGGGCTATCGGGCTGTCGAAATCCACCTCGCCCAAAAACTGCACGCCCAAGGTCTGCATCGGCTCCAGGCTCGCCGCCAGGGTGCCCGTCGACCGCTCGGGTGCGGGCGGTGCGGCGGCCCCAAAGAGCGCCCCCAGCAAGCTAGTGGCGGCCCGGGCCTGGCGGGAGTGGACCGGGATACCCAGCAAGTCGCCCCCGGCTTCGAAGAGCGTGCCGCTTGCCTCGCGCCCCGGATAGCGGGGGGTCGCGGTGCCTGTACGGCGCAGCAAGCCGGGAATGGGAGTGCTGGTCGCCCGCACGGCGTAGACGTTTTGCCCGATCACGAGCGATTCGATGTTGAGCGCACCGCTCGCTTCACCGGTGCGCTCGAAGCGGCCCACCAGCAGCGCACCGCCGGGGATCGTCAGGCCGCCCGCCCGCGCGGCCACCGGCACGGTGACGGTGCGATTTTCTTCAAGCGATAGCGGAGCACCCGAGTTGGACAGGACCAGAAACTGGACGCGGGTGCCGGCGGCGATGCGCGCAAGACTCACCTCGAAGCGCGGCACGGGCGTCTGGGCAAGCGCGGCGGTCGGCAACAGCAAAAGAGACACCAAGGCAAAACGGAAATTCATGGCACCTGATGGGACATCGACAGGGCCATTAGAAGCGACGGCTGCGCGCACGGGCAAAATTTGCGGCGCTTCTCCGCCTGCGGCGGGCGGCGCCGCACGGGACGGCTGGGCATTGGGTCCGGCGCAATGTATCGTAAAAAACGGGGGGACCGTTTCGGATGGTGACGATGAAACGCAGAGCGCTGGCGGGGGCTTTGGCGGCGGCGGTGGCGGGGTGGCCCGTGACGGCCAGTACCGGCAAGCCGCAACTGCTCGAATTTTGGGCTTCGTGGTGCGGCGTATGCCGGGCCATGGAGCCGACGATGGCGGCTCTGAAGGAGCGCTGGGGCAAGCAGGTGGATATCCGCATCGTCGATGTGGACGAACCCGAGAATGCCGCCCTGGTGCGCCGGTACAAGATTTTCGGAACGGCGACTTTTGTGTTGCTCGACGGTCGGGGCAAAGAAGCCTACCGCGGCAGCGGTCAGATTCCCCAGACGGTTTTCGAGTCCGAGTTCAAAAAAGTGCTTTGAAGCTAAAAAAGGCGTGCACCCATGCGTAAATTGCTGCTGAAATCCTCTTTGCTCTTTGCTCTCCTGCTCGCAGGTCCACAGGCGGCCCTGCTGGCTGCTCCCCGGGTGGGCGAGGCCGCTCCCGCCTTCGAGCTGCCGGTGGCGGCGGGTAAAAAAATCTCGCTCAAAGACTTCCAGGGCAAGTGGCTGGTGCTCTACTTCTACCCCAAGGACATGACCAGCGGCTGCACCATCGAGGCGCAGCGCTTTCAAAAAGACTTGGCCCAGTACAAGCAGCTGGGCGCCGAGATTGTCGGAGTGAGCGCCGACGCCCTCGACTCCCACAGCATGTTCAGCAAAAAAGAGGGTCTCACCTTCTTGCTCGCCTCCGACGTGGGAGGAAAGGTGGCCCAGGCCTACGACTCCTGGTACGGCCTGGGCGATATGGGCATGGCGGCCCGCAACACCTACCTCATCGACCCCCAGGGGCGGGTGGCGAAGGTCTTCTCCAATGTCGACCCGACCGGCCATAGCCGGGAGGTGCTCTCCACCCTCAAGCAAATCCAAGCCAAGGCACAGCGCTGATGAACGCGGTTCAGGAACTATTCGACCAGAGCATCCAGCGCTACGAGGCGGGCGAAGCGGCCGACGTGCTGCTGCCGGTATTCCGCGAGATTGCCGAGAAGCAGCCCAAGAACGGCCCGGCCCTCACCTGCCTCGCCTGGCTGTATCTGCTGAACTCCGAAGCGCCCAAAGCCCTCAAAGTCGCCAAGCAGGCGACCAAACTCGCCCCCGCCGACGCCCAGGCTTACGTCAATCTTTCCCTCGCCATGCTGGAGACAGGCCAAAAGGGTGTGCGCGAACCGATCGAGCGTGCCCAGCAAGTCTGCCAGCTCGACCCGAAGCAGGCCGAAGAAGTGCGCAAGAACTTCGAAGAAGGTCTCAAGCGCCGCCCCGAGTGGAAGGAACTGACCAAGGTGCGTAACTGGCTTTTTGAGAGTTAGAACATCCGTCTGCGTCACCTCAACTAACTCCAACGCGCCTTGATCTTTCGCCGCTCCCCGATGTACAGCACAGGTGCGCCAGCGACACTGAACTGGAAGCGACGGATATTTCTCAGCATGGCGAGGAAGAGGTTCTCCTGAGGAAGCCGTACATCTACTGATGAGCATACAACCTTGGGACAGGCTATACTTATATGAGTTTTTGTCAATCGTTGCGATTAAGCACCTGGCAAGGAGATTTATATGAATACGTACGTTCAAAGATGGTTTCAGATATGCTCGACCGCTTTGTTCGGTCTTTGTTCGGCATTGACGTTTGCTTCGGTCGGTTCTGCACAGCCTTTCAACGGCTCGCCTGCATTCTACGAACCCCAACCAGCAGTGGTTAAAAGGTTAGATTCGCTTAAAAGTATGGTGATTGATAAAGATCCGAAAGTGCGCGCACAAGCCGTGGAAGAGCTTGGAAGAATTTACCCTATAAGCCTTGCTATTCCAGCCTTGCTGATTGCAGTCAAGGACCATAACGCAGAAATTCGCTCGGCAGCGACATGCACCTTGGCGGGTACGGCTAAAGAGTCCGAATACGTACAAAGTGCTTTGATCGAAGCCTTGCAAGATAAAGCATTTAAAGTCCGTTATTGTGCCATTCAAGTTCTCGATCAAGCAGAACTTACCTCTTCG harbors:
- the tal gene encoding transaldolase — protein: MADNPLVHLHDFGQSVWIDDLRRDMITTGELQRLIEAEGVRGLTSNPAIFEKAIVGSAAYDEQIRGERGQSVDAVYENLVVKDIQDAADLFRPLYESSEGADGYVSLEVSPYLARDTEGTIREAHHLWERVGRPNLMIKVPGTAEGIPAIEALIAAGINVNVTLLFARAAYAEAAEAYLRGLERRAGPLDRMASVASFFLSRIDTAVDDLLQAEIAATDAAGQLERLKSLQGSVAIANAKLAYRQFQQLFGGERFAKLATRGAKPQRLLWASTGTKNPDYRDVRYVEELVGPATVNTMPPATLKACADHCELRPSLEAGLEDAERTLAELAAVGIDLDKVTGELLADGLAKFTAPFDKLLASLRAKTEAVAAG
- the moaC gene encoding cyclic pyranopterin monophosphate synthase MoaC — encoded protein: MAVRMEAIWRSFRLQPLSHIDGTGEARMVDVTAKQASERVAVAEARVCMAAGTLEAILAGNTPKGDVLATARIAGIMAAKRTGDLIPLCHPLPIGAVHIEITPQSEPPGFCLQATVKTRASTGVEMEALTAAAVAALTLYDMAKALQKDMTIEGVRLMRKSGGRSGDYVREPEP
- a CDS encoding DUF1815 family protein; translated protein: MFYRLSEQYRYFVRDLIVNLQALSIVMERRGYLVSCYTCGEEADSACFMVSMGNEMIRFLVSDQGIVWTEICDDAELVRLEGAEAIARLQELADLIKQGLMEPAQPLSAPLPSL
- a CDS encoding PspA/IM30 family protein, encoding MSRSGPKGFVYWLFGERAGRVIVGFWNWLWGRPVEQGGDMSVKVAEQAYRDIQLSVKRLTEAVATQVSAYRRAQQLYQQKVREYQTLEQQALMAKRQGQMDLARQALSKALAVEQILPELQDRVQKAEQYAEAARARLAKEQLQLEEYKSRLQNLKDLNEINNALATMARVSDQYNIDSARSQFEQASSAVQRKKFQVEALNELAENPAQKVEDDLKQLSLDAELDRRLGSLGEPSNPPLRLPERENESDRRQD
- a CDS encoding DUF2949 domain-containing protein: MGSEQKELERYLLNNGIVNRRELELAKKVQRAQQGPLPILLWQLSFITLVQLGALLDWSGQLS
- a CDS encoding GNAT family N-acetyltransferase, with the translated sequence MLIRPVHYRDLDSVRRLYDQTSGGAAFASQDVLQPLRGIHRLYGPVKLLSLFRNPMQHVFCLHVAQLEGQIVGLVQVRPVNVGYTTWQVEHIAVADDVRGQGIDTQLLSHVFEYYRPEARNWMAEVDIHNRQALALYRQNGFQSLAQLCYWQISPAVLADLARCEKPPLNFFKPVSNADAALMCQLDTATMPPIVRQIFDRHPSDFHRSVVTRTFEAAVRSFNQTLRVAQFVYEPQRKAAIGSFELILSTTGLLPHRAHLLVHPAYTWLYPQLAVHIAGILQNYPAQALQVVSTDYQPEREEFLNSIAAEDIERRLLMSRSTWPKVRETRNLLEGLQLKDMLPGFSLGNKQPLPEPFQRSENNRDQEPPSTTGWR
- the hisG gene encoding ATP phosphoribosyltransferase; this translates as MNITIALPKGALLKGTIARLQAIGIDFGEFLEGSNRLLRLEDRSGRYEGLLVRAQDVPVYVAYGQAQVGIVGFDVLKEKQLPVAQVADLGFGYCRMSVAVKSDSPYRSVQDLPAHCRVASKFTTCARSYFEERELPVELIPLYGSVELAPLTGMAEAIVDLVSTGRTLKDNGLVELEKIFDSTARLIAHPLSYRLGRVGLHELLGQIRTAAVPA
- a CDS encoding class I SAM-dependent methyltransferase, which translates into the protein MPAYRWFAAAFGALLLVSCGPRLVTAQTERPVSEPYTGSTNIFEYPGRDQRLQIDRVMDELQIQAGKTVADIGAGGGWFAVRAARRVRPGGRVYAVEINDQFLETIATRARREGYDNIETVLGEPGDPKLPKASVDAVLLLKTYHEVADPVALLKNTRLALKPGGLVGIIDRNGTGGDHGLDRSVVIKEAKIAGFELVRSFDFVKADEQDYFLIFKATAS
- a CDS encoding YajQ family cyclic di-GMP-binding protein yields the protein MAAQTYSFDVVSDFDRQELVNAVDQALREINSRYDLKDTKSEIALEEEQIVINTASELSLNAIYDVLCTKAAKRNLSLKIFAPGKVESASGNRVRQSVALQRGLSQELAKQITKLIRDNTKTTPQIQGDAVRVSSKSRDDLQTVIQLLKSQDYPVPLQFTNYR
- a CDS encoding thioredoxin domain-containing protein, which translates into the protein MKRRALAGALAAAVAGWPVTASTGKPQLLEFWASWCGVCRAMEPTMAALKERWGKQVDIRIVDVDEPENAALVRRYKIFGTATFVLLDGRGKEAYRGSGQIPQTVFESEFKKVL
- a CDS encoding peroxiredoxin, translating into MRKLLLKSSLLFALLLAGPQAALLAAPRVGEAAPAFELPVAAGKKISLKDFQGKWLVLYFYPKDMTSGCTIEAQRFQKDLAQYKQLGAEIVGVSADALDSHSMFSKKEGLTFLLASDVGGKVAQAYDSWYGLGDMGMAARNTYLIDPQGRVAKVFSNVDPTGHSREVLSTLKQIQAKAQR